One genomic window of Quercus lobata isolate SW786 chromosome 9, ValleyOak3.0 Primary Assembly, whole genome shotgun sequence includes the following:
- the LOC115960836 gene encoding pectinesterase 2-like has product MAKPLLLLVLSLIFLSFLSPTLSSTISNDIDWWCNKTPHPKICKHYYMTHNPKVTNSTPKVKSEFKKTIVQIALEESLKAKTHNKWLGFKCRNKKEKTVWNDCMQLFEETITLLNQTLDSTTKCTNYDMQTWLSTALTNLETCKAGFVELNVSNNVLPLMSNNVSDLISNFLAINKNDSVTPDTERYKDGFPSWVSGSDRKLLQSSTIAANLVVAQDGSGNYKTITEALNAAAKRSGSGRFVIYVKSGVYKENLNIGSKLKNVMLVGDGLRWTIVTGSKSVGGGSTTFNSATAAVTGQGFIARGITFRNTAGPSNHQAVALRSGADLSVFYRCGFEGYQDTLYVHSQRQFYKECYIYGTVDFIFGNAAVVFQNCMIYARKPIIGQKNTVTAQGRTDSNQNTGISIHDSRVMAASDLIPVLSSVKTYLGRPWKEYSRTVYLQTYLDTLVDPTGWLEWNGNFALSTLYYGEYKNIGPRSSTSQRVKWGGYHVITSASVASQFTVENFIGGKSWLPATGVPFVAGL; this is encoded by the exons ATGGCAAAACCTCTTTTGTTATTAGTGCTATCCTTAATCTTCCTTTCCTTCCTCTCACCCACTCTATCAAGTACCATCTCCAATGACATAGATTGGTGGTGCAACAAAACCCCACATCCTAAAATTTGCAAACACTACTACATGACCCATAATCCAAAGGTCACAAATAGTACACCAAAAGTAAAGTCTGAGTTCAAGAAAACCATTGTCCAAATAGCCTTAGAGGAGTCCCTTAAAGCAAAAACTCACAACAAGTGGCTTGGCTTTAAATGTAGaaacaagaaggaaaagacTGTATGGAATGATTGCATGCAACTCTTTGAAGAAACCATAACCCTACTCAACCAAACCCTAGACTCTACCACCAAATGCACCAACTATGACATGCAAACTTGGCTTAGCACTGCTCTTACGAACCTAGAAACCTGCAAAGCCGGCTTTGTTGAGCTAAATGTTTCAAACAATGTCTTGCCCCTCATGTCCAACAATGTTTCTGACCTTATAAGCAACTTTTTGGCTATCAACAAAAATGACTCAGTGACCCCAGACACAGAAAGGTACAAAGATGGGTTTCCAAGTTGGGTTTCGGGTAGTGATAGGAAGCTATTACAATCTTCTACAATAGCTGCAAACCTTGTGGTGGCACAAGATGGGTCAGGGAATTATAAAACTATTACTGAGGCTTTGAATGCAGCGGCTAAGAGAAGTGGGAGTGGGAGGTTTGTGATATATGTGAAAAGTGGGGTTTACAAGGAGAACCTTAATATTGGGAGTAAATTGAAGAATGTTATGCTGGTTGGTGATGGGCTAAGGTGGACCATTGTTACTGGTAGCAAGAGCGTTGGAGGAGGCTCCACAACTTTCAACTCTGCAACTGCTG CTGTGACTGGCCAAGGTTTCATTGCTCGTGGCATCACATTTCGTAACACTGCTGGTCCATCAAACCATCAGGCTGTGGCACTAAGATCAGGTGCCGACCTCTCTGTCTTTTACCGGTGTGGCTTTGAAGGGTACCAAGACACCCTCTATGTGCACTCACAGAGACAATTCTACAAAGAATGCTACATCTATGGCACAGTAGATTTCATATTTGGAAATGCCGCAGTTGTTTTCCAGAACTGCATGATTTATGCAAGGAAACCAATTATCGGGCAAAAAAACACGGTTACAGCTCAAGGTAGAACCGATTCTAATCAAAACACAGGGATTTCAATCCATGATTCGCGTGTTATGGCAGCATCAGACCTTATACCAGTGCTAAGCTCAGTGAAAACATACTTGGGTCGACCATGGAAAGAGTATTCAAGAACTGTTTACCTACAAACTTACCTTGACACTTTGGTGGATCCAACAGGGTGGTTGGAATGGAATGGCAATTTTGCATTGAGTACTCTGTATTATGGAGAGTACAAGAACATTGGCCCCCGCTCTTCGACTAGTCAGAGAGTGAAGTGGGGTGGTTATCATGTTATAACAAGTGCAAGTGTAGCATCACAGTTCACTGTTGAGAATTTTATTGGTGGGAAGTCATGGTTGCCTGCAACTGGTGTGCCATTTGTTGCTGGCCTCTGA
- the LOC115959837 gene encoding pentatricopeptide repeat-containing protein At5g62370 codes for MIKKRPGSYCYYYFFRTRRAITTCSLPIEPTNAFVSPIASDHKSLCLSLAEQLIQRGLLSSAQQVVRRIITHSSSVSDAFSVVDFAALHGLDLDLGSYGELIRKLVFSGQPQLAQALFRDNIVGRGIDPDLSILNSMVICLCKLDKVEEAGAQFDRLLEMGGIPCKAACNAMIWGLYAQDRILEAFDYLVRVNEAGATPGILCFNKLIYGLCYKGYMDEALELFDVMRCGHGYPPTLHLYKSIFYSLCKRGLVVEAESLFREMESQGLYIDRVMYTSLINQYSKDKKMKMAMRVFLRMLKTDCEPDNYTYNTLIHGFLKLGLFDKGWLVYKQMAGWGIQPDAVTNHLFISKYCREGKVDCALMLLNNMVSCNLAPNVHCYTVLFNALYKENRLMEVYDLFKSMLVRGVVPDHVLFFVLMKKYPEGQRLDLAHLILQAIAKNGCGFDPSMLSSSASVNSNGDLEREIEILLDGIVRCNFNLANVAFGVVVSALCGEGRPNDALLYMDKIVRVGCMPLLFTYNSLIRCLCQKGLFEDANYLLDLMQDRGVVPNQATYLIMVNEHCKRGDLVSAFNILDQMGERGLRPNVAIYDTIIGCLSREKRIFEAEEMFKMMLESGVDPDEVVYVTMINGYSKNGRAIEAHQLFDIMLENSIQPSSYSYTALISGLVKKNMTYKGCIYLDRMLGDGLQPNTVLYTSLISLFLKKGQFEFAFRLVDLMDRNQIDTDLIMYISLVSGVSRNVSGIKKELCVINKKSEREREMLFHLLHQKTLMPMKKILRTSADTPEETKCFALKLMQKFKDIEFMPNLYLYNGIISGFCRAEQMWDAYDHFEKMQREGVHPNEVTYTILIDGHSRSGDINSAIGLFNKMNADGFAPDRIAYNTLLKGLCKAGRLLDALSLSYAMRKRGVFPNRFSYECLLSCFCASDMSVPAFKIFEEMLAQNYKPKQFNHNWLFYKLCEDNNFLEARMVSDMMLQRGITPKHSTKRFYLKTCNEGSEGMMPTKNKVIYAGMVEIVNSNLCQ; via the exons ATGATTAAGAAAAGGCCTGGTTCTTATTGTTATTACTATTTCTTCAGGACTAGAAGAGCAATTACAACTTGTTCTTTGCCAATAGAGCCTACAAATGCTTTTGTTTCACCTATTGCCAGTGACCACAAATCTCTGTGTCTCTCATTGGCAGAGCAGCTCATTCAACGTGGCTTGTTATCGTCGGCGCAGCAAGTGGTTCGGCGAATAATAACACATTCTTCATCGGTTTCTGATGCTTTTTCGGTTGTTGATTTTGCTGCTTTACATGGCTTAGACCTTGATTTGGGTAGCTATGGCGAACTCATTAGGAAACTGGTGTTTTCGGGTCAGCCCCAATTGGCTCAGGCACTTTTTCGCGACAACATTGTTGGTAGAGGTATTGATCCTGATTTATCGATTTTGAATTCTATGGTTATTTGTTTGTGTAAGTTAGATAAAGTAGAGGAGGCAGGAGCTCAATTTGATAGGCTGCTTGAGATGGGTGGAATTCCTTGCAAAGCTGCTTGTAATGCAATGATTTGGGGGCTTTATGCTCAAGATAGAATTTTAGAAGCATTTGATTATTTAGTTAGAGTTAATGAGGCTGGAGCTACTCCTggtattttgtgttttaataAATTGATTTATGGGTTATGCTATAAGGGGTATATGGATGAAGCTCTTGAATTGTTTGATGTAATGCGCTGTGGACATGGTTATCCACCTACACTCCATCTATATAAATCAATATTTTACAGTCTTTGTAAGAGAGGGCTGGTCGTAGAGGCAGAGTCACTATTCAGAGAAATGGAGTCTCAGGGTCTTTATATAGATAGGGTGATGTATACTTCTTTGATTAATCAATATAGCAAGgataagaaaatgaagatgGCAATGCGGGTTTTCTTGAGAATGCTGAAGACAGATTGTGAGCCAGATAATTACACATATAATACATTGATTCATGGGTTTTTGAAATTGGGCTTGTTTGATAAGGGGTGGCTGGTTTACAAACAGATGGCAGGGTGGGGAATCCAACCTGATGCGGTAACTAATCACCTTTTTATCAGTAAGTACTGCAGGGAAGGGAAAGTTGATTGTGCTTTGATGCTTTTGAACAACATGGTTAGTTGCAACTTAGCTCCTAATGTCCATTGTTACACGGTTTTATTCAATGCACTTTACAAGGAGAATAGGCTAATGGAAGTTTATGATTTGTTCAAAAGCATGCTGGTAAGGGGGGTTGTTCCTGATCATGTGCTGTTTTTTGTCCTTATGAAGAAGTATCCAGAGGGGCAGAGGCTTGACCTTGCTCATCTGATTCTGCAGGCAATCGCCAAGAATGGGTGTGGTTTTGACCCTTCTATGCTCTCATCCTCTGCTAGTGTAAACTCTAATGGGGACTTGGAGCGTGAAATTGAGATCCTGCTTGATGGAATTGTGAGATGTAACTTTAATTTGGCTAATGTAGCATTCGGTGTTGTTGTCAGTGCCTTGTGTGGAGAAGGAAGGCCAAATGATGCCTTGCTTTACATGGATAAAATTGTGAGAGTTGGATGCATGCCTTTGCTTTTTACTTATAACTCTTTGATCAGGTGTCTATGTCAGAAGGGCCTTTTTGAGGATGCCAATTACCTACTTGACCTTATGCAAGATCGAGGTGTGGTCCCAAATCAAGCAACTTATTTGATAATGGTAAATGAACACTGTAAACGGGGTGATCTGGTGTCAGCCTTCAATATTCTGGACCAAATGGGTGAGAGGGGACTTAGACCTAATGTTGCTATATATGACACTATTATTGGTTGTCTAAGCAGAGAGAAAAGAATCTTTGAAGCAGAAGAAATGTTTAAGATGATGCTCGAGTCTGGTGTGGATCCTGACGAGGTTGTCTATGTGACAATGATTAATGGCTACTCGAAGAATGGAAGAGCTATTGAAGCCCACCAGTTGTTTGATATAATGTTAGAGAATTCCATTCAGCCAAGTTCTTATTCCTACACTGCACTTATAAGTGGGTTGGTGAAGAAAAATATGACTTATAAGGGATGCATATACCTTGATAGGATGTTGGGAGATGGTCTTCAGCCAAATACTGTGCTATATACCTCGCTTATCAGTCTTTTCTTGAAGAAGGGTCAGTTCGAATTTGCCTTTAGGTTAGTTGATTTGATGGACAGAAACCAGATTGACACCGATCTCATCATGTATATCTCACTTGTCAGTGGTGTTAGCAGAAATGTCTCTGGTATTAAGAAGGAATTGTGtgttataaataaaaagtctgaaagggaaagagaaatgTTGTTCCATTTACTCCATCAGAAAACTCTTATGCCAATGAAGAAGATTTTAAGAACTTCTGCTGATACTCCCGAGGAGACGAAATGCTTTGCTTTGAAGCTGATGCAGAAGTTTAAAGACATTGAGTTTATGCCAAACTTGTACTTATACAATGGTATAATCTCTGGATTTTGTAGGGCAGAGCAGATGTGGGATGCCTATGATCATTTTGAAAAGATGCAAAGAGAGGGTGTACATCCCAATGAGGTGACTTACACCATTCTCATTGATGGGCATAGTCGATCTGGTGATATTAACAGTGCAATAGGATTGTTTAATAAGATGAATGCAGATGGTTTTGCTCCAGACAGAATTGCGTATAACACTTTACTGAAAGGCCTTTGTAAGGCTGGGAGACTACTTGATGCCTTATCACTCTCATATGCAATGCGTAAGAGGGGGGTTTTCCCAAATCGGTTTTCTTATGAATGTTTACTCAGTTGTTTTTGTGCAAGTGATATGAGTGTTCCTGCCTTCAAGATATTTGAAGAAATGCTTGCTCAAAATTATAAACCTAAGCAGTTTAATCACAACTGGTTGTTTTACAAATTATGTGAGgataataattttcttgaagCCCGTATGGTATCTGATATGATGCTTCAGAGAGGGATAACTCCAAAACATTCAACAAAGAGgttttatttgaaaacatgCAATGAGGGAAGTGAAG GAATGATGCCTACGAAAAACAAAGTGATTTATGCAGGAATGGTGGAGATCGTGAACTCCAATCTTTGCCAATGA